The Bordetella sp. FB-8 genome includes a window with the following:
- the ftsW gene encoding putative lipid II flippase FtsW, translating into MGSESYTGPTASVNAVRPGRTQMRNFDLPLVLSATALLMLGLLMVYSASIALGDGPRYSVYGHYYFIARHAIFMCVGLVGALVTLTIPVQTWEKLAVPLFVVALLMMVVVLVPGIGREVNGSRRWIGLGPINFQPSELMKLAAVVYAANYTVRKQEHMQAFLRGFMPMACALGAVGLLSLLEPDLGAFMVIVAISIGVLFMGGINGKYFSSLLGVLLGLFLLLIWISPWRRARLFAYLDPWNQANAYGSAYQLSHSLIAFGRGAWFGVGLGDSVEKLHYLPEAHTDFLMAVVGEELGFVGVMGVLVLFGILVQRGFDIGRQAIAMERTFAGLAAHGVALWFGVQAFINMGVCLGLLPTKGLTLPLMSYGGSGIVMNLCALALLLRVDIENRILMRGGRV; encoded by the coding sequence ATGGGCAGCGAGTCGTATACCGGTCCCACCGCCAGCGTCAATGCCGTGCGCCCTGGGCGCACGCAAATGCGCAATTTCGACCTGCCGCTGGTGCTGTCGGCGACGGCCTTGCTGATGCTGGGTCTGCTGATGGTGTACTCGGCTTCGATCGCGCTGGGCGACGGCCCGCGCTATTCGGTCTACGGCCACTATTACTTCATCGCCCGGCATGCCATCTTCATGTGCGTCGGCCTGGTGGGCGCGCTCGTGACCCTGACGATTCCGGTCCAGACCTGGGAAAAACTCGCTGTGCCGCTCTTTGTCGTCGCGCTGTTGATGATGGTGGTTGTCCTGGTTCCCGGTATCGGCCGCGAGGTCAACGGTTCGCGCCGCTGGATCGGGCTGGGGCCCATCAACTTCCAGCCTTCCGAGCTGATGAAGCTTGCCGCCGTGGTCTATGCCGCCAACTATACGGTGCGCAAGCAGGAGCATATGCAGGCCTTCCTGCGTGGCTTCATGCCGATGGCCTGTGCGTTGGGTGCGGTGGGACTGCTGTCGCTGCTGGAGCCGGACCTGGGCGCCTTCATGGTGATCGTGGCCATTTCCATTGGCGTGCTCTTCATGGGCGGCATCAACGGCAAGTATTTCAGCAGCCTTCTGGGCGTGCTGCTGGGCCTGTTTCTGCTGCTAATCTGGATTTCGCCTTGGCGCCGGGCGCGCCTGTTCGCATATCTTGACCCCTGGAACCAGGCCAATGCGTATGGCAGCGCCTATCAGCTGTCGCACTCGCTGATCGCTTTTGGCCGCGGCGCATGGTTTGGCGTAGGACTGGGCGACAGCGTCGAGAAGTTGCACTATTTGCCGGAAGCGCACACCGACTTCCTGATGGCCGTGGTGGGAGAAGAGTTGGGGTTTGTTGGCGTTATGGGGGTGCTGGTGCTGTTTGGCATCTTGGTGCAGCGCGGCTTCGACATCGGCAGGCAGGCCATTGCTATGGAACGCACGTTTGCCGGTCTGGCCGCGCACGGTGTGGCCCTATGGTTCGGTGTGCAGGCGTTCATCAATATGGGCGTGTGCCTGGGTCTGCTGCCGACCAAGGGCCTGACCTTGCCGTTGATGAGCTACGGCGGCTCGGGCATCGTGATGAACTTGTGTGCGCTGGCGCTGCTGCTGCGCGTCGACATCGAGAATCGAATTCTGATGCGCGGGGGGCGGGTATGA